A part of Paenibacillus sp. sptzw28 genomic DNA contains:
- a CDS encoding amino acid ABC transporter permease gives MNNIHFITAFEQLTPSLLKALWIVISLVLVSFTLAFALGLLIALGRIGKSKALNRTLIVFIEIVRGTPLLVQLLYVYYVVPEIISRIGAIWYPDFHVNFSAFTASVIGLGVNYACYMSEIFRSSINAVDKGQTEAALALGYTRRKTMRHIVFPQSFRISLPPLGNYFIMMTKDTSLCAFITLGEIILTTQAYTSQTFLTIESYTLAAFVYLIVSVPLGQGVRMLERRLGRHV, from the coding sequence GTGAATAATATTCATTTCATCACGGCTTTTGAGCAATTAACACCTTCTCTGTTAAAAGCGCTCTGGATCGTTATTTCTCTTGTTCTGGTCTCATTCACATTGGCCTTCGCCCTGGGGTTATTGATCGCCCTTGGCCGGATCGGCAAGAGTAAGGCTCTTAACCGGACGCTCATTGTTTTTATTGAAATTGTTAGGGGAACACCGCTGCTCGTTCAATTGCTCTATGTTTATTATGTTGTTCCCGAGATCATCAGCAGAATCGGCGCCATTTGGTATCCTGACTTTCACGTCAATTTCAGCGCCTTTACAGCAAGCGTTATCGGACTCGGCGTCAATTACGCATGTTATATGTCGGAAATATTCCGGTCGTCGATCAATGCGGTAGATAAGGGTCAGACCGAGGCGGCCCTGGCGCTCGGTTACACCCGCCGCAAAACGATGCGCCATATTGTATTCCCGCAATCGTTCCGGATTTCGCTTCCGCCCCTTGGCAACTATTTCATTATGATGACCAAAGACACTTCACTCTGCGCATTCATAACGCTGGGTGAAATTATACTCACGACACAGGCTTATACCTCCCAAACCTTCCTGACGATCGAGTCGTATACGCTTGCCGCGTTTGTCTACTTGATCGTGAGCGTCCCGCTGGGGCAGGGTGTCCGCATGCTGGAGAGGAGGCTCGGACGCCATGTCTAA
- a CDS encoding multidrug efflux SMR transporter has translation MKTESGLGWLFLALAIALELSGTVSMKMSEGFTRLWPSVCMFLFYGASFTFLNYALHYMDMSVAYAIWSGIGIVLISLAGVLLFGERLPSASVMWIIVIVIGVVGLNLSSRVH, from the coding sequence GTGAAGACTGAGAGCGGATTAGGCTGGCTGTTCCTCGCGCTCGCGATAGCTCTGGAGCTTTCGGGAACCGTTTCGATGAAAATGTCCGAAGGGTTTACACGGCTGTGGCCTTCGGTGTGCATGTTTCTATTTTACGGCGCCAGCTTTACATTCTTGAATTATGCGCTCCATTATATGGACATGAGCGTCGCCTATGCGATATGGTCCGGCATTGGGATCGTATTGATCTCATTGGCGGGGGTGCTGCTGTTCGGTGAACGTCTTCCATCGGCATCGGTGATGTGGATTATTGTAATCGTCATTGGTGTGGTCGGTTTAAATCTAAGCTCTAGGGTCCATTAA
- a CDS encoding MFS transporter, giving the protein MTNYSQEARLSKTSAVRAPHTWRIWTVSWMVTAVFILSNSATPLYVHWQREMGFSNGTLTLVFAAYIVGLLAALLIAGQLSDRFGRKPVLFPGLIAAVLACLLFATASSVAVLLVARFLSGIAVGVIVSAGMASVVDVGGTAQRQLASLAASVAMVLGAGLGPLIGGVLAEFLSRPVVPIFSIQFVILVSAFFVAGSLPSRKVNFQQLNNLRLHMPSVPAANRFHLAFGIAVFAPGITATSFILSLGPSLLSKLLAVTSPLVAGSTACVMFLTATGIQFALKKLPIRTIFLISAAATILSMICMAVAVNANAALLLVFAAILAGAGQGLGQLGGLTLISLHVPEQRRAEANSVLNIGGYIPAALLPVCTGYLIDFTGLATGAAVFAVILAAAAAAAALFVRSRLWRE; this is encoded by the coding sequence ATGACTAACTACTCTCAAGAAGCCAGACTGTCGAAAACGTCAGCAGTCCGCGCCCCGCATACCTGGCGTATATGGACAGTATCCTGGATGGTAACGGCGGTCTTTATCCTCTCGAACTCCGCCACCCCGCTCTACGTGCACTGGCAGCGAGAGATGGGTTTTTCCAATGGTACGCTGACACTGGTATTTGCAGCTTACATCGTTGGCCTTCTGGCGGCGCTTCTTATCGCAGGCCAGCTCTCCGACCGGTTCGGACGCAAACCGGTGCTGTTCCCGGGTCTAATTGCAGCCGTTCTAGCCTGCCTCCTGTTCGCCACAGCGTCCTCAGTTGCCGTTCTTCTCGTCGCTCGTTTTCTGTCAGGCATTGCTGTCGGCGTAATTGTCTCGGCGGGCATGGCCTCGGTCGTGGATGTCGGAGGTACCGCTCAGAGGCAGTTGGCTTCGCTTGCAGCATCGGTCGCCATGGTGCTGGGTGCGGGACTCGGACCGCTTATCGGGGGAGTCTTAGCCGAGTTTCTTTCCCGGCCGGTCGTTCCGATCTTCTCGATTCAATTCGTGATCCTGGTCAGTGCCTTCTTCGTTGCAGGTTCCCTTCCATCAAGAAAGGTTAACTTCCAACAGTTGAACAACCTCCGTCTTCATATGCCAAGTGTGCCTGCGGCTAACCGCTTTCACCTTGCCTTCGGGATCGCCGTCTTCGCACCTGGCATCACGGCGACATCCTTCATATTATCGCTTGGCCCTTCGCTGCTCTCGAAGCTGCTCGCGGTAACGAGCCCCCTTGTCGCAGGCAGCACAGCCTGTGTCATGTTCCTGACGGCGACCGGCATTCAGTTTGCGCTCAAGAAATTACCCATCCGCACCATCTTCTTGATCAGCGCGGCGGCCACCATTCTGTCCATGATCTGTATGGCAGTGGCTGTCAATGCCAACGCTGCATTATTGCTTGTGTTTGCCGCTATTTTAGCTGGTGCCGGTCAAGGCCTCGGTCAGCTCGGAGGACTCACGCTTATCAGCCTTCATGTCCCGGAGCAGCGCAGAGCCGAGGCTAACTCCGTCCTGAATATTGGAGGCTACATCCCGGCCGCTCTCCTGCCCGTGTGCACGGGATACCTTATCGATTTTACGGGGCTGGCAACCGGGGCTGCGGTCTTTGCTGTCATCTTGGCTGCAGCAGCCGCTGCTGCTGCGCTATTCGTACGCTCACGGCTTTGGAGGGAGTAG
- a CDS encoding HAD family hydrolase, protein MPELIVGERSCAVTGILFDKDGTLLDFVSMWGCWSEHVLNGFKQRLAALGLQLSMTGGHSSLWGTFHSKDGTIVDYDRNGPLAMGTMEELHALLIWQGYRSGLSWSAAKELVHACSAAANEELKRVRPARPITGVEALLKACRAQRIPLGVVTADETAAAEMHLDWLGFRHYFAAVVGTDQVERGKPFPDMMELVCRKLSIECREAAVIGDTNGDMRMGKAAGAKLCIALGRPDSPAAGSNHFPDADLIIDSYREIRLGGIQGED, encoded by the coding sequence ATGCCTGAACTCATTGTGGGTGAACGCAGCTGCGCCGTAACAGGCATTTTATTCGACAAGGATGGGACGCTGCTGGATTTTGTGTCAATGTGGGGCTGCTGGAGCGAGCATGTGCTGAACGGATTCAAGCAGCGGCTTGCGGCACTAGGACTTCAGCTGTCGATGACGGGCGGCCATTCTTCATTATGGGGAACGTTCCACAGTAAGGATGGCACCATCGTTGATTATGACCGGAACGGGCCGCTTGCTATGGGGACCATGGAAGAGCTCCATGCTCTGTTGATTTGGCAGGGCTACCGATCGGGGCTATCGTGGTCGGCAGCCAAGGAGCTTGTACACGCTTGCAGCGCGGCTGCAAACGAGGAGCTAAAGCGGGTTCGTCCCGCCAGGCCAATTACCGGGGTCGAAGCTTTGCTGAAAGCATGCCGCGCTCAGCGCATTCCGCTGGGCGTAGTTACCGCAGACGAGACGGCAGCGGCAGAGATGCATCTGGATTGGCTCGGTTTTCGTCATTATTTCGCGGCCGTCGTTGGTACGGATCAGGTGGAGCGGGGCAAGCCTTTCCCGGATATGATGGAGCTTGTCTGCCGTAAGCTGTCGATTGAGTGCCGGGAAGCGGCGGTCATCGGGGATACGAACGGAGATATGAGGATGGGCAAGGCGGCAGGAGCGAAGCTGTGTATCGCTCTCGGCCGGCCGGATTCCCCGGCAGCAGGATCGAATCATTTCCCCGATGCGGATCTTATCATTGATTCTTATCGGGAGATTCGGTTAGGAGGGATTCAGGGTGAAGACTGA
- a CDS encoding metallophosphoesterase has protein sequence MSYSDNNGRLERPLAAFQVITDTHVTDKPDHVYNRNFERALKDIIDNADRSSGIMHVGDLTDHGFIEEYRELIRIIGENSEGLPEIYFTVGNHDVALGDWPARLRNFTAYTGMKGAYHDHWIDGFHYIFLGTEQGLEKFCHLTEEQLTWLAAKLGEDASADKPVFVFLHQPLKNTVAGSLESQNWYGVVQDEDLRNLLHRFPQAIMFSGHTHWHLEAGHTMVDGMGRTATMFNAASVAYLWIDEDAHLDGSQGYYVEIYPDKVLVRGRDFVTGSWIESAQFQVNYPVRIKV, from the coding sequence ATGAGTTACAGCGATAATAACGGACGACTGGAACGACCGCTCGCTGCTTTTCAGGTCATTACGGATACCCACGTGACGGACAAACCCGACCATGTATATAATCGGAATTTCGAACGGGCGCTGAAGGATATTATTGACAATGCCGATCGGAGCAGCGGCATCATGCATGTCGGTGATCTAACCGATCACGGTTTCATAGAGGAATATAGGGAACTGATCCGGATTATCGGGGAGAACAGTGAAGGGCTTCCGGAGATTTATTTTACCGTAGGTAATCATGACGTCGCTTTGGGGGACTGGCCGGCCAGACTGCGTAATTTTACAGCCTATACGGGCATGAAGGGTGCCTATCACGACCATTGGATAGATGGATTTCACTATATATTTCTGGGGACGGAGCAGGGTCTGGAGAAGTTCTGCCACTTGACGGAGGAGCAATTGACCTGGCTGGCCGCGAAGCTCGGCGAGGATGCTTCCGCAGATAAGCCGGTGTTCGTCTTCCTGCATCAGCCGCTTAAGAATACGGTCGCAGGCTCATTGGAGTCCCAGAACTGGTACGGCGTTGTGCAGGATGAGGACCTGAGGAACCTGCTGCACAGGTTCCCTCAGGCTATTATGTTTAGCGGGCACACTCATTGGCATCTGGAGGCCGGACACACGATGGTTGATGGCATGGGGCGCACGGCCACGATGTTTAATGCGGCATCTGTCGCCTATCTGTGGATCGATGAGGATGCTCATCTAGACGGAAGCCAAGGGTATTATGTTGAAATTTATCCGGATAAGGTTCTGGTGAGAGGGCGCGATTTTGTAACGGGCAGTTGGATAGAATCCGCACAATTCCAGGTCAATTATCCGGTTCGGATTAAAGTATAA
- the hutH gene encoding histidine ammonia-lyase, with translation MVAKQEVVIDGETLTIRDVVRVARNKVPVRLSGNNDVRINRSREYVDKLLADKKVVYGLTTGFGKFSDTYISSGDSKILQLNLIRSHACGIGDPFPEEVVRAVMLLRINALSLGYSGIRLSVIETMIDMLNKDVVPVIPEKGSLGASGDLAPLAHLVLVLIGEGEACFQGKRMDGGKAMSLAGIAPITLEAKEGLALINGTQVMTAVGAIACFDAVNLARWADCAAALTCEALLAIRDAFDSETHEIRPHKGQQLVARNLRQLTLGSQLMTRQGERRVQDPYSLRCIPQVHGASRDVLAYVADKIQIEINSATDNPLIFIDQDRVISGGNFHGQPIALAMDFLAICISELANISERRIERLVNPHLNEKLPPFLAKYGGIHSGFMIAQYAAASLVSENKSLAYPASVDSIPSSGNQEDHVSMGTIAARKAKQIIGNAYAVTAIELLCAAQAVDFRDAKQLGAGTSWIYAKCREHVPFLEHDRVLSHDFNKISDVLKASAAAEELETILSIQ, from the coding sequence ATTGTGGCCAAACAAGAAGTCGTTATCGACGGCGAGACCTTAACGATCCGTGATGTTGTCAGGGTGGCGCGTAATAAGGTGCCTGTCCGGTTAAGTGGGAACAATGACGTGCGAATCAACAGAAGCAGGGAGTACGTCGACAAGCTGCTGGCAGATAAAAAGGTCGTCTACGGGCTTACCACCGGCTTCGGCAAGTTTAGCGACACTTATATTTCCAGCGGGGACTCCAAAATCCTGCAGCTAAACCTGATCAGAAGCCATGCTTGCGGAATCGGGGATCCGTTCCCGGAAGAAGTGGTCAGAGCTGTGATGCTCCTGCGAATTAATGCATTGTCATTAGGTTACTCGGGAATACGGCTCAGCGTCATTGAGACGATGATCGACATGCTCAACAAGGATGTCGTGCCGGTCATACCGGAAAAGGGTTCTCTTGGCGCGAGCGGCGATCTTGCTCCGCTCGCGCACCTTGTCCTTGTACTTATCGGTGAAGGAGAAGCTTGTTTCCAAGGGAAAAGGATGGATGGCGGAAAGGCTATGTCTCTGGCCGGCATTGCCCCGATTACGCTTGAAGCCAAGGAAGGACTGGCGTTAATTAACGGTACTCAGGTGATGACGGCCGTAGGCGCCATTGCTTGCTTCGATGCGGTCAACCTGGCGAGATGGGCCGATTGCGCCGCTGCCCTTACCTGCGAAGCTTTACTCGCGATACGGGATGCCTTCGATTCGGAAACGCATGAAATCCGTCCGCATAAGGGGCAGCAGTTAGTCGCTCGAAACCTCAGGCAGCTGACGCTGGGGAGCCAATTAATGACGAGGCAGGGGGAACGGAGAGTACAGGATCCTTACTCGCTTCGCTGCATTCCGCAGGTTCATGGTGCGAGTCGGGACGTACTCGCCTATGTGGCCGATAAGATCCAGATCGAAATCAATTCCGCAACGGATAACCCGCTAATATTCATCGATCAGGACCGGGTTATTTCCGGGGGGAATTTTCACGGGCAGCCAATTGCTTTAGCGATGGATTTTCTGGCGATTTGCATTTCCGAATTGGCCAATATTTCCGAACGGAGAATCGAGCGGCTGGTAAATCCGCATTTAAACGAAAAATTGCCGCCATTTCTAGCCAAATACGGCGGCATTCATTCCGGCTTTATGATCGCTCAGTATGCGGCCGCTTCGCTTGTTTCCGAGAACAAGTCTTTAGCGTATCCGGCCAGCGTCGATTCGATTCCCTCATCGGGGAACCAGGAGGATCACGTAAGCATGGGAACGATTGCCGCCCGCAAAGCAAAGCAGATTATCGGGAATGCTTATGCTGTCACTGCGATCGAATTGCTCTGCGCGGCGCAAGCGGTTGATTTCAGGGATGCCAAACAATTAGGCGCAGGAACGAGCTGGATTTATGCGAAATGCCGCGAGCATGTGCCGTTTCTGGAGCATGACCGCGTATTGTCTCACGATTTTAACAAGATATCGGATGTACTAAAGGCATCTGCTGCAGCTGAGGAGCTTGAAACAATCCTGTCCATTCAATAA
- a CDS encoding LysR family transcriptional regulator produces the protein MVMRMHENMNMNNLRIFMIVAQKMNVTEASRELYISQPAVSKALKNLETSLNIKLFIRDKHNGLMLTDAGKEILVLARQMKVIENNIYEIASRENKLLRGKVKVGSFPAASTNLLPKTIALFRAKYPHVRIELMEGTSNQIKEWVGDRTVDIGIIASPFDAFEYKVLTHDYMVAIIPEHHPLQQAAKIDIDDYQNEFIFCKGGHETALSNKLQEQNISLKEQLTVQTADTLISMVKNNLGIGIISNFTLASVSHNFVVKDTHPRIERDIGIIAHSFEEVTPAVKEFTLVMSQSSSSL, from the coding sequence ATGGTTATGAGAATGCATGAAAATATGAATATGAACAATCTCAGAATATTTATGATTGTCGCACAGAAAATGAATGTTACAGAAGCTTCCAGAGAGTTGTATATATCGCAGCCGGCCGTAAGCAAAGCGTTGAAAAATTTAGAAACATCGCTAAATATAAAATTGTTTATCCGTGATAAACATAATGGATTAATGCTTACCGACGCCGGGAAAGAAATTCTGGTTTTGGCCAGGCAGATGAAAGTGATCGAGAACAACATCTATGAAATTGCCAGCCGGGAAAATAAACTTTTGAGAGGGAAGGTAAAAGTGGGGTCCTTTCCTGCAGCATCGACCAATCTGCTGCCTAAAACGATCGCCTTATTCAGAGCAAAATATCCGCATGTTCGTATAGAGTTAATGGAGGGAACGTCAAATCAAATCAAAGAATGGGTAGGGGATCGAACGGTTGATATCGGGATCATTGCATCCCCATTCGACGCCTTTGAATATAAAGTCTTAACCCATGATTACATGGTCGCAATAATCCCGGAACATCATCCATTGCAGCAAGCAGCGAAGATTGATATCGATGACTATCAGAATGAATTTATATTTTGCAAAGGCGGACACGAGACAGCTCTTTCCAATAAACTACAAGAACAAAATATCTCGCTTAAAGAGCAGCTGACAGTCCAAACGGCCGATACGTTAATTAGCATGGTTAAAAACAACTTGGGCATTGGCATTATTTCAAATTTCACACTGGCTTCTGTTTCTCACAATTTTGTGGTTAAAGATACTCATCCAAGAATAGAGCGGGATATCGGTATCATTGCGCATTCTTTTGAAGAAGTAACGCCGGCAGTAAAAGAATTCACTCTCGTCATGAGCCAGTCGTCAAGCTCACTTTAG
- a CDS encoding amino acid ABC transporter ATP-binding protein, producing MIEVEQLRKAFGPNEILKGISLQVRQGEKVVIIGPSGSGKSTFLRCLNYLEQPTSGTVKVEGQYFQEIGQKFNEKRVASLRMEIGMVFQRFNLFPTMTALENVMAAQIDVRRKSKEDARKTAEKYLKKVGLAERMNHYPSQLSGGQQQRVAIARALAMEPKVMLFDEATSALDPELIGEVLNVMREVAEEGMTMVLVTHEMKFAEEIADRVIFMDGGVIVEEGPPKQFFTSPKHQRTRSFIQAVNHTS from the coding sequence ATGATCGAAGTGGAGCAGCTGCGCAAAGCATTCGGGCCCAACGAGATTCTGAAAGGGATCAGCCTTCAGGTTCGACAAGGGGAGAAAGTGGTCATTATCGGGCCGTCCGGTTCGGGCAAATCCACCTTCCTCCGCTGCCTGAATTATTTAGAGCAGCCTACCTCGGGTACGGTGAAAGTCGAAGGACAATATTTTCAGGAAATCGGCCAAAAGTTCAATGAAAAACGTGTTGCGTCCCTTCGGATGGAGATCGGCATGGTATTCCAACGCTTCAATCTGTTCCCGACCATGACAGCTCTGGAGAATGTCATGGCGGCCCAAATAGACGTCCGCAGAAAATCGAAGGAAGATGCCAGGAAAACCGCGGAGAAATACTTGAAAAAGGTCGGGCTCGCGGAGCGGATGAATCATTATCCCAGCCAATTGTCGGGGGGACAGCAGCAGCGCGTGGCGATTGCCCGCGCACTCGCAATGGAACCGAAGGTCATGCTGTTCGACGAGGCAACCTCCGCGCTCGACCCTGAGCTGATCGGTGAAGTATTGAACGTGATGCGGGAAGTGGCCGAGGAAGGAATGACGATGGTTCTGGTCACCCACGAGATGAAATTTGCGGAAGAAATCGCAGACCGCGTTATCTTTATGGATGGCGGCGTTATCGTCGAGGAAGGCCCGCCGAAACAGTTTTTCACTAGTCCCAAGCATCAGAGAACGAGATCATTTATCCAGGCAGTGAATCATACTTCATGA
- a CDS encoding CYTH domain-containing protein has product MALEIERKFLLGEFPGTLIGSGKLLVQSEQRIEQTYLAIDEKQELRVRRITDLASGRVEYTHTFKNGNGLSREEIEYSISESIYGQVIGAFRAVPLSKTRVTALWGETVIEIDSYDQVELIVAEVEFGSVEEARLFAAPEWFGADISDNRQYSNKTVWRELQKQSQSSDAEAANKGNSINAAGGNGHV; this is encoded by the coding sequence TTGGCATTGGAAATTGAACGGAAGTTTCTGCTGGGTGAATTTCCCGGCACGTTAATTGGAAGTGGGAAATTACTCGTACAATCCGAGCAGCGGATCGAGCAGACCTATCTGGCCATTGATGAGAAGCAGGAGCTGCGCGTGCGGCGGATTACAGACCTCGCATCGGGTAGAGTCGAATATACGCACACCTTCAAGAACGGAAACGGTCTCAGCCGCGAGGAAATCGAATATTCGATTTCGGAAAGCATATATGGACAGGTTATTGGGGCTTTCCGCGCAGTGCCCCTCTCGAAGACTCGGGTAACGGCGTTATGGGGTGAAACCGTCATTGAAATTGACAGTTACGACCAGGTTGAGCTGATTGTTGCGGAAGTCGAGTTTGGCTCCGTGGAGGAAGCGCGGCTATTTGCTGCGCCGGAATGGTTCGGGGCGGACATTAGTGACAACAGGCAGTACAGCAACAAGACGGTCTGGCGCGAGCTTCAAAAGCAAAGCCAAAGCTCGGATGCGGAAGCCGCGAACAAGGGGAACTCGATCAATGCAGCCGGAGGAAACGGACATGTTTGA
- a CDS encoding GntR family transcriptional regulator, translating into MTYVSKPNIIIVYNSCVQLKKHLKRSVLLLDKKISEDQIYEILKEAIFNSDLTPGTQLVEMSLAEAFEVSRTPIRAVFHRLKFESLVKIIPNRGAFVYCPTPEEAEHIFSVRKLLEPEAARLAALHAGQEDLDKMEQFLTQEKEYYLKRDERSALKAIAEFHLAVIHASRNDYLIRYLRELVNLTHIILTFYDTADPESPDSPDEHKAIFEAIRKGDGDLAYRLASDHVDFIRSEIDFSRQLNHALSVEQVISRYSQRLVGK; encoded by the coding sequence TTGACTTATGTTAGTAAACCTAACATAATAATTGTATACAATAGCTGTGTACAATTAAAAAAGCACTTAAAAAGGAGTGTTCTTCTGTTAGATAAAAAAATCAGCGAGGATCAAATTTATGAAATCCTCAAAGAGGCGATCTTTAACAGCGATCTTACACCGGGGACCCAATTGGTGGAGATGTCCCTTGCAGAGGCATTCGAGGTAAGCCGTACGCCGATACGCGCTGTTTTTCACCGTTTGAAATTCGAATCTCTGGTAAAGATTATTCCGAACAGAGGCGCGTTCGTCTACTGTCCCACACCGGAAGAGGCGGAGCACATTTTCAGCGTAAGAAAGCTTCTGGAGCCCGAAGCCGCAAGGTTGGCCGCTCTTCATGCAGGACAAGAAGATTTAGATAAAATGGAACAATTTCTGACACAAGAGAAAGAATATTACCTCAAACGCGACGAACGCAGCGCATTAAAGGCCATTGCCGAATTCCATCTCGCCGTTATCCATGCTTCCCGCAACGATTATCTGATTCGCTACCTGAGGGAACTGGTAAACCTGACCCATATCATACTTACGTTTTACGATACCGCAGATCCCGAATCGCCGGATTCGCCGGATGAACATAAAGCGATTTTTGAAGCAATCAGGAAAGGGGACGGTGATTTGGCCTATCGGCTGGCGAGCGATCATGTTGATTTTATCCGAAGCGAAATCGATTTTTCGAGGCAGTTAAACCATGCTCTCTCCGTTGAACAGGTCATTTCCAGGTACAGTCAGCGGCTGGTGGGCAAATAA
- a CDS encoding ABC transporter substrate-binding protein — MKNRFKLFTLAVLSIGLLAGCGSQGSGSNPPADTAAAAPGSGTAGALAKIKEKGVLVVGSSNDTPFAFIDKDSKEFVGIDAEIIKEIAKRLGIPKVEMKEVKFENLLLELNNKNIDMVTDGMYVKPEREKIASFTDYWYREGEAIVVRKDSDIKGIDDLKDKVVGGQKGMTFLEYAQQLQKEGKIKEVKIFGSQAELLLATNTQKIDATITDSATAAYTIAHDPSLSLKLVSPYTAHYSGDIGAAVRKNDQDLLAAVNKELEILKKEGFVLKVLKKYGLNEDNMASNK, encoded by the coding sequence ATGAAAAACCGATTCAAACTCTTTACTCTTGCTGTTTTGTCGATAGGTTTGTTGGCAGGCTGCGGAAGCCAGGGCTCGGGTTCGAATCCACCCGCAGACACGGCTGCTGCGGCACCCGGATCCGGCACTGCCGGCGCTCTTGCGAAGATCAAGGAAAAAGGAGTGCTCGTAGTCGGCTCGTCCAACGATACTCCGTTCGCTTTCATCGATAAGGACAGCAAGGAATTTGTCGGCATTGACGCTGAGATTATTAAAGAAATTGCCAAACGGCTGGGTATCCCCAAGGTCGAGATGAAGGAAGTCAAATTCGAGAATCTCCTCCTTGAACTGAACAATAAAAACATTGATATGGTTACCGATGGCATGTATGTGAAGCCGGAACGGGAGAAGATCGCTTCATTTACAGACTATTGGTACAGAGAAGGGGAAGCGATCGTTGTCCGTAAGGATTCGGATATCAAAGGAATCGACGATCTGAAGGATAAAGTCGTTGGAGGGCAAAAAGGGATGACTTTCCTTGAGTACGCCCAGCAGCTGCAAAAAGAAGGCAAAATAAAAGAAGTGAAAATTTTCGGATCCCAGGCTGAATTGCTGCTCGCGACCAACACGCAAAAAATCGATGCAACCATTACGGACAGTGCAACGGCCGCCTATACCATTGCCCATGATCCATCGCTTTCGCTCAAACTCGTTTCCCCGTATACAGCGCACTACAGCGGAGATATCGGCGCCGCGGTCCGGAAGAACGATCAGGATTTGCTTGCAGCGGTCAACAAAGAACTGGAAATCTTGAAGAAAGAAGGCTTTGTTCTCAAGGTTCTTAAGAAATACGGACTGAATGAAGATAACATGGCTTCGAATAAGTAA